In a genomic window of Fusobacterium sp.:
- a CDS encoding ACT domain-containing protein, with amino-acid sequence MNLKILPNDFSICKIKSLNDINYEDEFVFIGKTDEELSLVCSTEYVPQEYIECDNEWKGFRIEGILDFSLIGILAKISSVLAENGISIFAVSTYNTDYILLKSDKFDKAIEILKNSNYIFK; translated from the coding sequence ATGAATTTAAAAATTTTACCTAATGATTTTTCTATTTGCAAAATAAAAAGTCTAAATGATATAAACTATGAAGATGAATTTGTTTTTATTGGAAAAACAGATGAAGAACTTTCATTGGTATGTTCTACTGAATATGTCCCTCAAGAATATATTGAATGTGACAATGAATGGAAAGGATTTAGAATAGAAGGAATTTTAGATTTTTCATTAATTGGTATTCTTGCTAAAATATCAAGTGTTCTTGCTGAAAACGGAATAAGCATATTTGCTGTTTCTACATACAATACTGACTATATCCTTTTAAAGTCTGACAAGTTTGATAAAGCAATAGAAATCTTAAAAAACTCTAACTATATTTTTAAATAA
- a CDS encoding hemolysin family protein — translation MDELPGTTNVISQLLFLLVLTIANAFFAGAEMATVSVNKNKVKMLAEDGDKNALLLQELLKEPTKFLSTIQVAITLSGFLASASAATSFSHPLNVIMTKLEIPYGETIAIVLVTIILSFFTLVFGELVPKRIALQKAEAISLFTVKPILFISKLTSPFIKLLSFSTNFILQILGMKAENLEENISKEEIKSMVEAGQANGVFNETEKEMINCIFEFDDILASEIMIPRTDVYSIDIDVPINEYIDELLATKHSRIPVYEDDIDNIIGVLYIKDLILEARNKGFENVDIRSILRKPYLVPESKNIDTLFKEMQKSKKYIAILIDEYGGFSGIVTMEDLVEEVMGNIDDEYDDNEPKLEKIDNHTYSVDGLYSVDDLIDNLDIDIISKNHNTISGYLIDILGEIPDDTYLDKEIEVNDVIFKIKSIKENRIDKIELILN, via the coding sequence ATGGATGAATTACCTGGTACGACCAATGTCATATCACAATTATTATTTCTTTTAGTTTTAACTATTGCAAATGCTTTCTTTGCTGGTGCAGAAATGGCGACTGTTTCAGTAAATAAAAACAAAGTGAAAATGCTTGCAGAAGATGGTGATAAAAATGCCTTGCTTCTTCAGGAACTATTAAAAGAACCTACAAAGTTTTTATCTACTATTCAGGTGGCAATAACACTTTCTGGTTTTTTAGCAAGTGCTTCTGCTGCCACTAGTTTCTCTCATCCTTTAAATGTCATTATGACAAAATTAGAAATTCCTTATGGAGAAACAATAGCAATTGTTTTGGTTACTATAATTCTTTCATTTTTTACTTTAGTTTTTGGTGAGCTTGTCCCTAAACGTATTGCTTTACAAAAAGCTGAAGCTATAAGCTTATTTACTGTTAAGCCTATTTTGTTCATCTCAAAGCTTACTTCACCTTTTATTAAACTTTTATCTTTTTCTACAAATTTTATTTTGCAGATTCTGGGAATGAAAGCTGAAAACCTTGAAGAAAATATTTCCAAAGAAGAGATAAAATCCATGGTAGAAGCTGGACAAGCAAATGGTGTATTTAATGAAACTGAAAAAGAGATGATTAATTGTATATTTGAATTTGATGATATTTTGGCTTCAGAAATAATGATTCCTCGAACAGATGTTTATTCAATTGATATTGATGTTCCCATCAATGAATATATAGATGAATTACTGGCAACTAAGCATTCAAGAATACCTGTATATGAAGACGATATTGATAATATCATTGGTGTTCTTTATATAAAAGATCTCATTTTAGAAGCAAGAAATAAAGGATTTGAAAATGTAGATATTCGTTCTATACTTCGTAAACCTTATCTTGTTCCAGAAAGTAAAAATATTGATACATTATTTAAAGAAATGCAGAAATCTAAAAAATATATTGCTATACTTATAGATGAATATGGAGGCTTTTCTGGTATAGTTACTATGGAAGACCTTGTAGAGGAAGTTATGGGAAATATTGATGATGAATATGATGATAATGAACCAAAACTAGAAAAAATTGACAATCATACTTATTCAGTTGATGGTCTTTATTCTGTTGATGATCTTATAGACAACCTTGATATAGATATTATTTCTAAAAACCATAATACTATATCTGGATATTTGATAGATATATTAGGTGAAATACCTGATGATACATATCTTGATAAAGAAATAGAAGTAAATGATGTTATATTTAAAATAAAAAGTATAAAAGAAAATAGAATAGATAAAATAGAACTTATCTTAAACTAG
- a CDS encoding multidrug resistance efflux transporter family protein, protein MKKALLFGIGASFFFSFTFVLNRQMNIGGGSWYWSSSLRYLFMLPILFFIVTIKKQLFPVIEDIKKNPVSWLIWSTIGFGFFYAPLSFASAYGASWLVAGTWQLTIIAGALMSPFFYTIVDEQRVRNHIPKKFLFVSFIILIGIFLMLSEEAKKISIFDSFLVVVPVLFAAFSYPLGNRKMMELCNSRLNTLQRVFGMTLCSIPFWIIIVILGVIQTGIPTDNQIIQSLIVAISSGVIATIMFFKATDIVKGDSHKLAVIESTQVGELIFTLLGGVLIFHDTIPTILGIIGIVLVAIGMVINSFIQE, encoded by the coding sequence ATGAAAAAAGCCCTTTTATTTGGTATTGGAGCCTCTTTTTTCTTTTCCTTTACATTTGTTCTCAATAGACAGATGAATATTGGAGGAGGAAGTTGGTATTGGAGCTCATCTTTACGATATCTCTTTATGCTCCCTATATTATTTTTTATAGTAACAATAAAAAAACAACTATTCCCAGTTATAGAAGATATCAAAAAAAATCCTGTCTCATGGCTTATATGGAGTACTATAGGATTTGGATTCTTTTATGCCCCTTTAAGTTTTGCTTCAGCATATGGAGCCTCATGGTTAGTAGCTGGAACTTGGCAGCTGACTATAATAGCAGGTGCTCTTATGTCTCCATTTTTTTATACAATTGTTGATGAACAAAGAGTAAGAAATCATATACCTAAAAAATTTTTATTTGTTTCTTTTATAATTTTAATTGGAATATTTCTTATGCTTTCTGAAGAAGCTAAAAAAATATCTATTTTTGATAGTTTTTTAGTAGTTGTTCCTGTTCTTTTTGCAGCATTTTCCTATCCATTGGGAAATCGTAAAATGATGGAACTATGCAACAGCAGATTAAATACACTTCAAAGAGTATTTGGAATGACATTATGCAGTATTCCATTCTGGATTATTATAGTAATTCTGGGAGTAATTCAGACAGGAATTCCTACTGATAATCAAATTATTCAATCTCTTATTGTTGCTATTTCTTCTGGTGTTATTGCTACAATAATGTTTTTTAAAGCTACAGATATAGTCAAAGGAGATAGCCATAAACTTGCTGTTATAGAATCTACACAAGTTGGAGAACTTATCTTTACACTTTTGGGTGGAGTTTTGATTTTTCATGATACTATTCCTACTATATTAGGTATAATTGGAATAGTCTTAGTTGCAATTGGAATGGTAATAAATAGTTTTATTCAAGAATAG
- the pepF gene encoding oligoendopeptidase F has product MLKREDIDKKYKWNLEEYYSNWDAWDRELDNTKELMKKVPEYKGKIKYSSEKFTEMIQLEEKISRTIEKLYIYPYMLKDINSKDETASIKLQEIMAILTEYSVSTSWMTPEILEIPKETMEKWIEKNPVLQEHKFSLMEIYRLQGHVLDEGKEKLLSYYGQYMGAPDDIYGELSISDIKWNEVELSDGYKGPVTNGIYSKVLSTNRNQEDRKKAFEALYGSYDANKNTYGAIYRSLLQRDVATSKARNYNTTLDKALEPKNVPTEVFETLLKSAIDNNAPLQRYVKLRQQALGLESYHYYDNSINIVDYNKEFSYDAAKEMVLDSVAPLGKDYSEKMNKALSEGWIDVYETESKRSGAYSIGIYDVHPYMLLNYQSTMNDVFTLAHELGHTMHTILSNENQPYTSSNYTIFVAEVASTFNERLMLDYMINNSNDSKEKIALLEQALGNIVGTFYIQTLFANYEYQAHKLVEEGKAITPDVLSGIMENLFKQYFGETLTMDELQKIIWARIPHFYNSPYYVYQYATSFASSANLYDRITNEKYGIEERGAAASAYLELLKSGGNDHPMNQLKKAGVDLEKEESFHAVAKEFDRLLDQLEKELKNLENNK; this is encoded by the coding sequence ATTTTGAAGAGAGAAGATATAGATAAAAAATATAAGTGGAATTTGGAAGAATACTATTCTAATTGGGATGCATGGGATAGAGAACTGGATAATACAAAAGAATTGATGAAGAAAGTTCCAGAATATAAAGGAAAAATAAAATATAGTTCAGAAAAATTTACAGAAATGATTCAACTAGAAGAAAAGATAAGTAGGACAATAGAAAAATTATATATATATCCATATATGTTAAAAGATATTAATTCTAAAGATGAAACAGCATCTATAAAATTACAAGAGATAATGGCAATTCTTACTGAATATTCTGTGTCTACTTCTTGGATGACACCTGAAATATTAGAAATACCAAAAGAAACAATGGAAAAATGGATAGAAAAAAATCCGGTTTTACAAGAGCATAAATTCAGCTTAATGGAAATATATAGGTTACAGGGACATGTATTAGATGAAGGAAAAGAAAAACTTTTGTCTTATTATGGACAATATATGGGAGCTCCTGATGACATATATGGTGAACTTTCTATTTCAGATATAAAATGGAATGAAGTAGAACTTTCAGATGGTTACAAAGGACCTGTTACAAATGGTATTTATTCAAAAGTTTTATCTACTAATAGAAATCAAGAGGACAGAAAAAAAGCTTTTGAAGCTTTATATGGATCATATGATGCTAATAAAAATACTTATGGAGCAATATATAGATCACTTCTTCAAAGAGATGTAGCAACTTCAAAAGCCAGAAATTATAATACCACATTAGATAAGGCTCTTGAACCTAAAAATGTACCAACTGAAGTATTTGAAACTCTATTAAAATCTGCAATAGATAATAATGCTCCACTTCAAAGATATGTAAAACTTAGACAACAAGCTCTAGGATTAGAAAGTTATCATTATTATGATAACAGTATAAATATTGTTGATTATAATAAGGAATTTTCATATGATGCAGCGAAAGAAATGGTATTGGATTCAGTAGCTCCATTAGGAAAAGATTACAGCGAAAAAATGAATAAAGCTCTTAGTGAAGGATGGATAGATGTATATGAAACTGAAAGTAAAAGAAGTGGAGCTTATTCTATTGGAATTTATGATGTTCATCCTTATATGCTTTTAAATTATCAATCTACTATGAATGATGTATTTACATTAGCTCACGAGCTTGGTCATACAATGCATACAATTCTTTCAAATGAAAATCAACCTTATACATCTTCTAATTATACAATATTTGTAGCTGAGGTAGCTTCTACATTCAATGAAAGACTTATGCTTGATTATATGATAAACAATAGTAATGATTCAAAAGAAAAAATAGCATTATTGGAACAGGCTTTAGGAAATATAGTAGGGACTTTTTATATTCAGACTTTATTTGCTAATTATGAATATCAAGCCCATAAATTAGTTGAAGAAGGAAAAGCAATAACTCCAGATGTTTTAAGTGGAATAATGGAAAATCTATTCAAACAGTATTTTGGAGAAACTCTTACTATGGATGAATTACAAAAAATAATCTGGGCAAGAATACCACATTTCTATAATTCGCCATATTATGTATATCAATATGCAACAAGTTTTGCATCATCAGCAAATTTATATGATAGAATAACTAATGAAAAATATGGAATAGAAGAAAGAGGAGCAGCAGCTTCTGCTTATCTAGAACTATTGAAATCTGGTGGAAATGATCATCCAATGAATCAGTTGAAAAAAGCTGGGGTAGATTTGGAAAAAGAAGAAAGTTTTCATGCAGTAGCAAAAGAATTTGATAGACTTTTAGATCAATTGGAAAAAGAACTTAAAAATTTAGAAAATAATAAATAA
- a CDS encoding ABC transporter substrate-binding protein: MKKKIFTFIITSFLTLAFLGCGGNDKKEVRFADAGWDSNKVHNAVAGFIIENAFGYTWSEVPGSTPILHEAIKSGEIDVHMEEWTDNIPSYYPDLKAGLFQELGTNFDDNRQGIYVPRYVIETMAPDLKSVKDLPKYKELFKDSENPEKGRIYGAIPGWEIDNIMYKKYEAYGLDKDFVYFRPGSDAALSAAFTAAYEKKEPIVGYYWEPTWLLGKYDFVLLEDEPYDAEKYFEGKTACPSVKVTIGASNKFKEKAPEIVAFLSKYHTSSKLTSEALAHMQETGDNYNATAKWLLKNNDNLIDQWLNADKAEAVRKALN; this comes from the coding sequence ATGAAGAAAAAAATATTTACTTTCATTATTACTAGTTTTCTTACTTTAGCATTTTTGGGATGTGGTGGAAATGATAAAAAAGAAGTGCGTTTTGCTGATGCAGGATGGGACAGCAACAAAGTTCACAATGCAGTTGCTGGCTTTATTATAGAAAATGCATTTGGTTATACTTGGAGTGAAGTTCCTGGTTCTACACCGATTTTACATGAGGCTATCAAAAGTGGGGAAATAGATGTACATATGGAAGAATGGACTGATAATATTCCTAGTTACTATCCTGATTTAAAAGCTGGTCTTTTCCAAGAATTAGGTACTAACTTTGATGATAATAGACAAGGAATATATGTTCCTAGATATGTAATAGAAACTATGGCCCCTGATTTAAAATCTGTAAAAGATTTACCTAAATATAAAGAGCTTTTTAAAGATAGTGAAAATCCTGAAAAGGGACGTATTTATGGTGCAATTCCTGGTTGGGAAATAGATAATATTATGTATAAAAAATATGAAGCTTATGGTCTTGATAAGGATTTTGTATATTTCAGACCAGGTTCTGATGCTGCATTATCTGCTGCTTTCACAGCTGCATACGAAAAAAAAGAGCCAATTGTAGGTTATTATTGGGAACCAACTTGGTTATTAGGTAAATATGATTTTGTTCTTTTAGAAGATGAGCCTTATGATGCTGAAAAATATTTTGAAGGGAAAACTGCTTGCCCATCTGTAAAAGTAACTATTGGAGCAAGTAATAAATTTAAAGAAAAAGCTCCTGAAATTGTTGCTTTTCTCAGCAAGTATCATACTTCAAGCAAATTGACTTCAGAAGCTTTGGCACATATGCAGGAAACTGGAGATAACTATAATGCAACTGCTAAATGGCTTCTTAAAAACAATGATAATTTAATAGATCAATGGCTAAATGCTGATAAAGCTGAAGCAGTAAGAAAAGCTCTAAATTAA
- a CDS encoding ABC transporter permease, protein MNGIFNFPFKLNIDIALIDRTVKNFSIQFSGFFNIIKNILNGLIGGILTILNFIPWWVLILLVFLAGWRLTGKLRNGILYSCMLFFIGIIGLWDLMNDTLSIVLAAVFISLLLGFPIGILISGSEKINSFVRPILDTMQTMPVFVYLIPAVLFFGLGKAPAVIATTIYAIVPVIRLTSHGIRQVDKEVVEAARAFGSTKFQALWKVQIPQALPTIMTGVNQTLMMAMAMVVTCSMIGASGLGMEVLIGVNRIEIGRGLVAGTAVVIVAILMDRITQAWINRSEVKKK, encoded by the coding sequence ATGAACGGAATTTTTAATTTTCCTTTTAAATTGAATATTGATATAGCTCTTATAGATAGAACTGTTAAAAATTTTAGTATTCAATTTAGTGGATTTTTTAATATTATAAAAAATATTTTAAATGGACTAATAGGTGGTATATTGACCATACTTAACTTTATTCCATGGTGGGTACTTATCTTACTAGTATTTCTTGCTGGGTGGAGGCTCACAGGAAAATTAAGAAATGGTATACTTTACAGTTGTATGCTTTTCTTCATAGGTATAATAGGACTTTGGGATTTGATGAATGATACACTTTCTATTGTTCTTGCTGCTGTTTTTATTTCTCTTTTATTAGGATTTCCAATAGGTATACTAATTTCTGGAAGTGAAAAAATAAATAGCTTTGTAAGACCTATACTTGATACTATGCAAACAATGCCTGTCTTTGTTTATCTTATTCCAGCTGTACTTTTCTTTGGACTAGGAAAAGCTCCTGCAGTTATTGCAACTACAATATATGCTATTGTTCCTGTTATCAGACTTACAAGTCATGGTATCAGACAAGTGGATAAAGAAGTAGTAGAAGCTGCACGAGCATTTGGTTCTACAAAATTTCAAGCATTATGGAAGGTACAAATACCTCAAGCTCTTCCTACTATTATGACTGGTGTAAATCAAACTTTGATGATGGCTATGGCTATGGTTGTTACATGTTCTATGATTGGTGCTAGTGGTCTGGGTATGGAAGTTCTCATAGGAGTAAACCGTATTGAGATAGGACGTGGTCTTGTTGCAGGTACTGCTGTTGTTATAGTAGCTATCTTGATGGATCGTATCACTCAGGCATGGATTAATAGAAGTGAGGTGAAGAAAAAATAA
- a CDS encoding glycine betaine/L-proline ABC transporter ATP-binding protein, giving the protein MNNNIENNNDEKHILSVKNLTKLYGLNKNEAAKMLKAGAEKNEVFKKTGVTSAIWNMSFDVKQGEIFVIIGLSGSGKSTVIRCLNRLHNPTSGTILFDGKDIGKFSQKELIDFRRNKISMVFQNFGLMSHRNVISNIEYGLEIKGIPKEEREKKAMKVLKMVGLEGLEHANINSLSGGMKQRVGIARALASDPEILLMDEPFSALDPLVRSDMQFELLSIQKKLKKTIVFITHDINEAFKLGDKVAIMKDSRLIQLDTPEDMSANPADDYVRQFIDSADKTKVISVKQIMFNPSCIIRLKEGAGIAIREMKSNRVSSAYVIDNHMKFLGIITIDNALKCRNENGFLSDYIINEIPTTSSDTLINDILPIAINTKFPLAVIDDGELMGIVSKASILSTLI; this is encoded by the coding sequence ATGAACAATAATATAGAAAATAATAATGATGAAAAACATATTTTAAGTGTAAAAAATCTAACAAAACTTTATGGTTTAAATAAAAATGAAGCTGCAAAAATGCTTAAAGCTGGAGCAGAAAAAAATGAAGTTTTCAAAAAAACTGGTGTAACTTCTGCTATATGGAATATGTCCTTTGATGTAAAACAAGGAGAAATTTTTGTTATAATTGGTCTTTCTGGTTCTGGTAAATCCACAGTTATTCGTTGTTTAAATAGACTTCATAATCCTACATCTGGAACCATCTTATTTGATGGTAAGGATATTGGGAAGTTCTCCCAAAAAGAACTTATAGACTTTAGAAGAAATAAAATTTCTATGGTTTTTCAAAATTTTGGATTGATGTCTCACAGAAATGTTATAAGTAATATTGAATATGGTCTTGAAATTAAAGGTATCCCAAAGGAAGAAAGAGAAAAAAAAGCCATGAAAGTATTAAAAATGGTAGGTCTTGAAGGATTGGAACATGCAAATATCAACAGTCTTTCTGGTGGAATGAAACAGAGAGTTGGAATTGCCAGAGCTTTGGCTAGTGATCCTGAAATACTTCTCATGGATGAACCATTTTCAGCTCTTGATCCATTAGTTCGTAGTGATATGCAATTTGAACTATTATCAATACAAAAAAAATTAAAGAAAACAATAGTATTTATTACTCATGATATAAATGAAGCCTTTAAACTTGGTGATAAAGTTGCTATAATGAAAGATTCAAGACTTATTCAACTTGATACACCTGAAGATATGTCTGCTAATCCAGCTGATGACTATGTTCGCCAATTTATTGATAGTGCTGATAAAACTAAAGTTATAAGTGTAAAACAGATAATGTTTAATCCTTCTTGTATAATTCGTTTGAAAGAAGGTGCAGGAATTGCTATTCGTGAAATGAAAAGTAACAGGGTTTCAAGTGCTTATGTTATAGATAATCATATGAAATTTTTAGGAATAATAACTATTGATAATGCTCTTAAATGTAGAAATGAAAATGGATTTCTTTCTGATTATATAATTAATGAAATTCCTACTACATCTTCAGATACATTAATAAACGATATTCTTCCTATTGCAATAAATACTAAGTTTCCACTTGCAGTTATTGATGATGGAGAACTTATGGGAATAGTTTCTAAAGCATCTATTTTATCCACATTAATTTAA
- a CDS encoding uracil-xanthine permease family protein, which translates to MEKIGSKTKLLLGAQHVLAMFGATVLVPFLTGLNPSIALIAAGAGTLIFHFCTKRIVPVFLGSSFAFIGALSLVLKEEGIGAVKGGVIAAGFIYLIMAYLVKVFGVEKIKSFFPPVVTGPIIMVIGLRMSPVALSMAGYANGKFEPKSLIIALVVIISMISITIMKRSFFRLVPILISVILGYIVAMCMGLVSFEPIAKANWVGLSAEAANDLFTLPAFSVSGILAIAPIALVVFIEHIGDITTNGAVVGKDFFKNPGIHRTLMGDGVATIVAGLLGGPANTTYGENTGVLAVTKVYDPSILRIAACYAIILGLLGKFGVILQTIPAPVMGGVSIILFGMISSVGARTLVDAGLDFSNSRNLIIASLIFVFGIAVDNIVIWKTVSLSGLALAALAGVILNKVLPLDREVAINKKID; encoded by the coding sequence ATAGAAAAAATTGGAAGTAAAACAAAACTTTTATTAGGAGCACAGCATGTACTTGCAATGTTTGGAGCAACGGTTTTGGTTCCTTTCTTAACAGGTTTAAATCCTTCAATTGCACTTATAGCAGCAGGAGCAGGAACATTGATATTTCATTTTTGTACTAAAAGAATAGTGCCAGTATTTTTAGGTTCATCTTTTGCTTTTATAGGGGCATTGAGTTTAGTATTAAAAGAAGAGGGGATTGGAGCTGTAAAAGGCGGAGTCATAGCAGCAGGATTTATTTATTTGATAATGGCTTATTTAGTAAAAGTTTTTGGTGTAGAAAAAATCAAATCTTTTTTTCCCCCAGTAGTAACAGGACCAATTATAATGGTAATAGGTCTTAGAATGAGTCCAGTAGCTCTGAGTATGGCAGGCTATGCAAATGGAAAATTTGAACCTAAAAGTTTGATAATAGCTTTAGTAGTCATTATTTCTATGATCAGCATTACGATAATGAAAAGATCATTTTTCAGACTTGTTCCAATTTTAATATCTGTAATATTGGGATATATTGTAGCCATGTGTATGGGACTTGTGAGTTTTGAGCCTATTGCAAAAGCAAACTGGGTAGGTCTTTCAGCTGAAGCTGCTAACGATCTTTTTACACTTCCAGCTTTTTCTGTAAGTGGGATACTCGCAATAGCTCCTATAGCTTTAGTGGTTTTTATTGAGCATATTGGAGATATTACAACAAATGGTGCTGTTGTAGGAAAGGATTTCTTTAAAAACCCAGGTATACATAGAACACTTATGGGAGATGGAGTTGCTACAATTGTAGCTGGACTTTTAGGTGGTCCAGCGAATACTACCTATGGAGAGAACACTGGGGTTCTTGCAGTAACTAAAGTTTATGATCCCTCAATTTTAAGAATAGCAGCATGTTATGCAATCATCTTAGGACTTTTAGGAAAATTTGGAGTGATTCTTCAAACTATACCTGCTCCAGTAATGGGAGGAGTTTCAATAATATTATTTGGAATGATTTCATCAGTGGGAGCCAGAACACTAGTAGATGCAGGATTAGATTTTTCTAATTCAAGAAATCTTATTATAGCTTCATTAATATTTGTATTTGGAATAGCAGTAGACAATATTGTTATATGGAAAACAGTTTCGCTTTCAGGACTTGCTCTTGCAGCACTTGCAGGAGTTATTTTAAATAAAGTTCTTCCATTAGATAGGGAAGTGGCAATAAATAAAAAAATAGATTAA
- a CDS encoding thioesterase family protein, giving the protein MLKEGISLTLEKVVNENETAAKIASGALNVFATPILIAFMENTSFELIQKELPAGETTVGISVDIKHLKANLVGDKIKCISVLEKIDGKKLDFSVKVYHGDTLVGEGKHGRFIINEEKFLNKLKG; this is encoded by the coding sequence ATGCTGAAAGAAGGAATAAGCTTAACACTTGAAAAAGTAGTAAATGAAAATGAAACAGCAGCTAAAATTGCATCCGGAGCTTTAAATGTTTTTGCAACACCAATACTTATAGCATTTATGGAAAATACTTCATTTGAGTTGATACAAAAAGAACTTCCAGCAGGAGAGACAACAGTAGGAATATCTGTAGACATAAAGCATTTGAAAGCTAATCTTGTAGGAGATAAAATCAAATGTATATCTGTTCTTGAAAAAATTGATGGGAAAAAACTTGATTTTTCTGTAAAAGTATATCATGGAGATACTTTAGTTGGAGAAGGAAAACATGGAAGATTCATAATAAATGAAGAAAAATTTTTAAATAAATTAAAGGGGTAG
- a CDS encoding thiamine diphosphokinase, with protein MKIAYVFFNGQLEGSKEFYTKLINKKKGDIYCADGGAVHLEALGIFPLEIWGDLDSVTKEITEKYRNNNVIIKKFPKNKDYTDGELILQYISKLNYDEIFIIGGLGGRIDHSLTNLNLIFKFKNLIFVTEKEKIFSIEKKAELIGLKGKTVSFIPFSEKVEKLTLEGFKYPLNEYTLHQGDSICMSNIAVDDKCRVTFNTGKLMGVVLSE; from the coding sequence ATGAAAATAGCATATGTATTTTTTAATGGACAACTTGAAGGAAGTAAAGAATTTTATACAAAGTTAATAAATAAAAAAAAAGGAGATATTTATTGTGCTGATGGTGGTGCTGTCCATTTAGAAGCTTTAGGGATTTTCCCTTTAGAAATATGGGGAGATCTTGATTCTGTAACAAAGGAAATTACAGAAAAATATCGTAATAATAATGTAATAATAAAAAAATTTCCTAAGAATAAAGATTACACAGATGGAGAACTGATATTGCAGTATATTTCCAAATTAAATTATGATGAAATTTTTATAATTGGAGGACTGGGAGGAAGAATAGATCATTCGCTGACAAATCTGAATCTCATATTTAAATTTAAAAATCTTATATTTGTAACAGAAAAAGAGAAAATATTTTCTATTGAAAAAAAAGCTGAATTAATAGGATTAAAAGGGAAGACAGTTTCTTTTATACCTTTCTCTGAAAAAGTTGAAAAACTTACATTAGAAGGGTTTAAATATCCATTAAATGAATATACACTCCATCAGGGGGATTCCATTTGTATGAGTAATATAGCTGTAGATGATAAATGTAGAGTAACTTTTAATACAGGGAAATTGATGGGGGTAGTATTAAGTGAGTAG
- a CDS encoding endonuclease/exonuclease/phosphatase family protein gives MKKIKLIFIYFLLTVIIFAQEGYIASFNTLRLGKSQKDYILMAKTLEMFDITGLIEVMNIEGVEKLVNTLNKVSGEKWDYHVSPYPVGKNSYKEYFAYIWKKDKVKFLKERGFYKDIEDKFARPPYGADFKIGEFDFTFVLVHSVFGKNESARRAEAFKMNEVYDYFQNMDSEENDIIIAGDFNLSGFDESFEKFLSHSDKIIYALSPIIKTTLGKKSLANSYDNMFLSTVHTREFTGKSGALDFTQGQYRLMKDKISDHLPIFIVVEISEDDD, from the coding sequence ATGAAAAAAATAAAATTGATTTTTATATATTTTTTATTAACAGTGATAATTTTTGCTCAAGAAGGATATATAGCATCTTTTAACACATTAAGACTCGGAAAAAGCCAAAAAGATTATATTTTGATGGCTAAAACTCTTGAGATGTTTGATATAACTGGGCTTATAGAAGTAATGAATATAGAGGGAGTGGAAAAGCTTGTCAACACTTTAAATAAAGTGTCTGGAGAGAAATGGGATTATCATGTTTCACCATATCCAGTAGGAAAAAATAGTTATAAAGAGTATTTTGCTTATATATGGAAAAAAGATAAAGTAAAATTTTTAAAAGAAAGAGGTTTTTACAAAGATATAGAGGATAAATTTGCAAGACCACCTTATGGAGCAGATTTTAAAATAGGAGAATTTGATTTTACTTTTGTTCTTGTTCATTCAGTGTTTGGAAAAAATGAAAGTGCAAGAAGAGCAGAAGCTTTTAAGATGAATGAAGTGTATGATTATTTTCAAAATATGGATTCAGAAGAAAATGATATTATTATTGCTGGAGACTTCAATCTTTCTGGATTTGATGAGTCATTTGAAAAGTTTCTTTCACATTCAGATAAAATAATATATGCTTTGAGCCCAATAATTAAAACAACATTAGGGAAAAAAAGTTTAGCAAATTCCTATGATAATATGTTCTTATCAACAGTACACACTAGGGAATTTACAGGGAAAAGTGGGGCTTTGGATTTTACTCAAGGACAATATAGACTTATGAAAGATAAAATATCAGATCATCTTCCTATATTTATAGTGGTAGAAATATCAGAGGATGATGATTAA